Proteins found in one Phytohabitans houttuyneae genomic segment:
- a CDS encoding SPFH domain-containing protein, with amino-acid sequence MEVVIAIVVAFVALFVAITLVRAVRIVPQQRNFVVERLGRYQRTLRPGLNVLVPFIDSVRTKVDLREQVVSFPPQPVITSDNLVVSIDTVLYFKVVDPVRATYEIANFLQAIEQLTVTTLRNVIGSLDLEKALTSREEINRHLSGVLDETTGRWGIKVTRVEIKAIEPPPSIRDSMEKQMRAERERRATILTAEGQKQAQILNAEGDKQGAVLRADGDRQARILQAEGQAKAIRTVFDAIHAANPSQKVLAYQYLQALPQIANGTANKVWIVPAELTKALEGLGGALGGLAGMVGDEPRAAVDAGAVEREAAEAAQAAADAAKEVQQEVEVAEQQVSGDKPRGLPAPEPVSPSALLNPTTQEDRERA; translated from the coding sequence ATGGAAGTAGTCATCGCGATCGTCGTCGCGTTCGTCGCGCTGTTCGTGGCGATCACGCTGGTCCGCGCGGTGCGGATCGTGCCGCAGCAGCGCAACTTCGTGGTCGAGCGGCTCGGGCGGTACCAGCGGACGCTGCGGCCGGGGTTGAACGTGCTGGTGCCGTTCATCGACTCGGTCCGGACCAAGGTCGACCTCCGCGAGCAGGTGGTGAGCTTCCCGCCCCAGCCGGTGATCACCTCGGACAACCTCGTGGTCTCGATCGACACGGTGCTGTACTTCAAGGTCGTCGACCCGGTGCGCGCCACGTACGAGATCGCCAACTTCCTGCAGGCGATCGAGCAGCTCACGGTCACCACGCTGCGTAACGTGATCGGCTCGCTCGACCTGGAGAAGGCGCTCACCAGCCGCGAGGAGATCAACCGGCACCTGTCCGGCGTGCTGGACGAGACCACCGGGCGCTGGGGCATCAAGGTGACCCGCGTCGAGATCAAGGCGATCGAGCCGCCGCCGAGCATCCGCGACTCGATGGAGAAGCAGATGCGCGCCGAGCGCGAGCGGCGCGCGACGATCCTGACCGCCGAGGGGCAGAAGCAGGCGCAGATCCTGAACGCCGAGGGCGACAAGCAGGGTGCCGTACTTCGCGCCGACGGTGACCGGCAGGCCCGCATCCTGCAGGCCGAGGGCCAGGCGAAGGCGATCCGCACGGTCTTCGACGCGATCCACGCCGCCAACCCGAGCCAGAAGGTGCTGGCCTACCAGTACCTGCAGGCGCTGCCGCAGATCGCCAACGGCACGGCCAACAAGGTGTGGATCGTGCCGGCCGAGCTGACCAAGGCCCTGGAGGGTCTCGGCGGAGCGCTGGGCGGACTGGCCGGGATGGTCGGCGACGAGCCCCGGGCCGCCGTGGACGCGGGCGCCGTCGAGCGCGAGGCGGCGGAGGCCGCCCAAGCCGCGGCCGATGCGGCCAAGGAGGTGCAGCAGGAGGTCGAGGTGGCGGAGCAGCAGGTCTCCGGCGACAAGCCGCGCGGCCTGCCCGCGCCGGAGCCGGTGTCGCCGTCGGCACTGCTGAACCCCACCACGCAGGAGGATCGCGAACGCGCCTGA
- a CDS encoding TrmH family RNA methyltransferase: MPPVELITDPDDERIADYRALTDVELRTRWEPPHGLFIAEGELVLRRAVRAGYRARSYLLDEKRLDQLADLAGGGAPVYAASQEVLEKATGFHVHRGVLASFHRKALPGVDEVLRDARRVAVLEDVNNHTNIGAVFRGAAALGIDGVLLSPSCADPLYRRSVRVSMGEVFAVPYATLSPWPAALDQVRSAGFTVLAMTPAADAVPIQRLTAQERARPALLLGAEGPGLSRAAVAASDRRVVIPMRRGVDSLNVAAAAAVAFWELGRED; encoded by the coding sequence ATGCCACCCGTGGAGCTGATCACCGATCCCGACGACGAGCGGATCGCGGACTACCGGGCGCTGACCGACGTGGAGCTGCGGACGCGGTGGGAGCCGCCGCACGGGCTGTTCATCGCGGAGGGCGAGCTGGTCCTGCGGCGGGCCGTGCGGGCGGGTTACCGGGCGCGCTCGTACCTGCTCGACGAGAAGCGCCTCGACCAGCTCGCCGACCTCGCCGGCGGCGGCGCGCCGGTCTACGCGGCCAGCCAGGAGGTGCTGGAGAAGGCGACCGGCTTCCACGTGCACCGAGGGGTGCTGGCCTCCTTCCACCGCAAGGCGCTGCCCGGCGTGGACGAGGTGCTGCGGGATGCGCGGCGGGTGGCCGTGCTCGAAGACGTCAACAACCACACAAACATCGGCGCGGTCTTCCGCGGGGCGGCGGCGCTCGGCATCGACGGGGTGCTGCTCTCGCCCTCCTGCGCCGACCCGCTCTACCGGCGCAGCGTGCGGGTGAGCATGGGCGAGGTGTTCGCGGTGCCGTACGCGACGCTTTCGCCCTGGCCGGCCGCGCTGGACCAGGTCAGGAGCGCCGGCTTCACCGTGCTGGCGATGACGCCGGCCGCCGACGCGGTGCCCATCCAGCGGCTCACCGCGCAGGAGCGGGCGCGGCCGGCGCTGCTGCTCGGTGCCGAGGGCCCCGGGCTCTCGCGCGCGGCCGTGGCCGCCAGCGACAGGCGGGTGGTGATTCCCATGCGCCGCGGTGTCGACTCGCTCAACGTGGCGGCGGCGGCCGCTGTCGCGTTCTGGGAGCTGGGTCGGGAAGACTGA
- a CDS encoding PucR family transcriptional regulator produces the protein MFPTVREVIALDPVRHGEPRVVAGEAGLDRPVRWVHAAEVPDIASLLRGGELVLTTGIGLPAEDAGIRAFIADLADVGVAGLVVELGRRYTGSVPRVMAAAAQRRGMPLVELRRATPFVRITEAVHALIVDAQLTELRATEEIHQRFTELSVEGAEAAEVVHQAASLAGCPVVLENLARQVLAYDTAGDSAELLLDGWEQHSRRIQPAGRTAYDADAGWLVTTVGARGQDWGRLLARWAGEGTPPTRLSILLERAASTLALGRLIRRDAEGLEHQLHRTLLTALLDHTRPVDEVALRARALGVPLDRRDLVGVVVRHRGEEPALDAARLRDLAEAVSHALREAALTGLAGPLDDQAVGALVALPAGADDERSLSIFATALHRVRGEAAPAVVLAAGSRVDSLRDARRSLVEARQVADAARHGQREVAVFRLPHVGLAGLLHLLRDEPRLQTFVERELGGLLAYDARHPKERLLGTLRAYLDSGRNKSAAAAAAHLSRPAFYERLARIERILDSDLDAVDTCLSLHVALLALDAVRQD, from the coding sequence GTGTTTCCTACTGTCCGTGAGGTCATCGCCCTCGACCCGGTGCGCCACGGCGAGCCGCGCGTGGTGGCCGGCGAGGCGGGGCTGGACCGGCCGGTGCGGTGGGTACACGCGGCCGAGGTGCCCGACATCGCCAGCCTCCTGCGCGGCGGCGAGCTGGTGCTGACCACCGGCATCGGGTTGCCGGCCGAGGACGCCGGCATCCGGGCGTTCATCGCGGACCTCGCCGACGTCGGCGTGGCCGGGCTGGTGGTCGAGCTCGGCCGCCGGTACACCGGAAGTGTCCCGCGGGTGATGGCCGCGGCCGCGCAGCGTCGCGGTATGCCGCTGGTGGAGCTGCGGCGGGCCACGCCGTTCGTGCGGATCACCGAGGCGGTGCACGCGCTGATCGTGGACGCGCAGCTGACCGAGCTGCGGGCGACCGAGGAGATCCACCAGCGGTTCACCGAGCTGTCGGTCGAGGGCGCCGAGGCGGCCGAGGTGGTGCACCAGGCAGCCTCGCTGGCGGGGTGTCCGGTCGTGCTGGAAAACCTCGCCCGCCAGGTGCTGGCCTACGACACCGCCGGGGACAGCGCCGAGCTGCTGCTGGACGGGTGGGAGCAGCACTCGCGGCGGATCCAGCCGGCGGGGCGCACCGCGTACGACGCGGACGCGGGCTGGCTCGTCACCACCGTCGGCGCGCGCGGGCAGGACTGGGGGCGCCTGCTGGCCCGCTGGGCGGGGGAGGGGACGCCGCCCACGCGGCTGTCGATCCTGCTCGAACGCGCCGCCTCCACGCTCGCCCTCGGCCGCCTGATCCGCCGCGACGCCGAAGGGCTCGAGCACCAGCTCCACCGCACGCTGCTCACCGCCCTGCTCGACCACACCCGCCCGGTGGACGAGGTGGCGCTGCGGGCGCGGGCGCTGGGGGTGCCCCTGGACCGCCGGGACCTGGTCGGCGTCGTGGTGCGGCACCGGGGCGAGGAGCCCGCGCTCGACGCCGCCCGCCTGCGCGACCTGGCCGAGGCGGTCAGCCACGCGCTGCGCGAGGCCGCGCTCACCGGCCTGGCCGGGCCGCTCGACGACCAAGCGGTGGGCGCGCTGGTCGCGCTGCCGGCGGGCGCGGACGACGAGCGGTCGCTGTCCATCTTCGCCACCGCTCTGCATCGGGTACGGGGTGAGGCCGCTCCCGCCGTCGTCCTGGCGGCCGGCTCACGGGTCGACTCGCTGCGCGACGCCCGCCGCTCCCTTGTGGAGGCGCGACAGGTGGCCGACGCGGCGCGGCACGGCCAGCGCGAGGTGGCGGTGTTCCGGCTGCCGCACGTGGGGCTGGCCGGCCTGCTGCACCTGCTGCGCGACGAGCCGCGGCTGCAGACCTTCGTGGAGCGCGAGCTGGGCGGGCTGCTGGCGTACGACGCGCGGCACCCCAAGGAGCGGCTGCTCGGCACGCTCCGGGCATACCTGGACAGCGGCCGCAACAAGTCCGCCGCGGCCGCGGCGGCACACCTGTCGAGGCCGGCCTTCTACGAGCGGCTGGCCCGCATCGAGCGGATCCTCGACAGCGACCTGGACGCGGTGGACACCTGTCTGTCGCTGCACGTGGCCCTGCTGGCCCTCGACGCCGTGCGCCAGGACTAA
- the murD gene encoding UDP-N-acetylmuramoyl-L-alanine--D-glutamate ligase, with the protein MRLADLRGRTVAVWGSGREGVAAAAAIAAHGPARLVAVDDTVNFLSLDWSQSRAKDVPLVTGEDCHDALMGAEVIVRSPGVPQTHRWIVEARERGITVTGGTALWMADHAAATVGVTGSKGKSTTSSLVSHLLSAAGRPNVFGGNIGVPLLDLPDSEQYVLELSSYQCSDLTDSPRVAVVTALFPEHLDAHGGEREYYRDKLNLIAHGPETVVVNGLDERLAAELGDRPAVRAGLPDSYHVRDGVVYRAQVPLFERAVLPLVGRHNERNLCVALAVLEALGVDVVASASTLATAAKGFAALPHRLTEIDDPSGLTFVDDTLATSPYASMHAIDAYDGRPLTVIVGGTDRGLDYTPLREHLTGRELTVIGIPDSGARIVAALEGLPGVRTEVADDLVEAVRLARTLTPAGGAVLLSPAAPSYGRFRNFEHRSEVFAQAVKDTAALS; encoded by the coding sequence TTGCGCCTGGCTGACCTGCGCGGCCGTACCGTCGCGGTCTGGGGCTCCGGTCGCGAGGGGGTGGCCGCCGCCGCGGCGATCGCGGCGCACGGACCGGCCCGCCTCGTCGCCGTCGACGACACGGTCAACTTCCTCTCGCTGGACTGGTCGCAGAGCAGGGCGAAAGACGTCCCGCTGGTCACCGGCGAGGACTGCCACGACGCGCTGATGGGCGCCGAGGTGATCGTGCGCTCGCCGGGCGTGCCGCAGACCCACCGGTGGATCGTGGAGGCGCGCGAACGGGGCATAACGGTCACCGGCGGCACGGCGCTGTGGATGGCCGACCACGCCGCGGCCACCGTGGGCGTGACCGGCAGCAAGGGCAAGAGCACCACGTCGAGCCTGGTCAGCCACCTGCTCAGCGCGGCCGGCCGGCCCAACGTCTTCGGCGGCAACATCGGCGTGCCGCTGCTCGACCTGCCGGACAGCGAGCAGTACGTGCTGGAGCTGTCCAGCTACCAGTGCAGCGACCTCACCGACTCGCCCCGCGTGGCCGTGGTGACCGCGCTTTTCCCCGAGCACCTGGACGCGCACGGCGGCGAGCGGGAGTACTACCGCGACAAGCTCAACCTCATCGCGCACGGCCCGGAGACCGTGGTGGTCAACGGGCTGGACGAGCGCCTCGCCGCCGAGCTCGGCGACCGCCCGGCGGTGCGTGCCGGGCTGCCCGACTCGTACCACGTGCGGGACGGCGTGGTGTACCGGGCGCAGGTGCCGCTGTTCGAGCGGGCGGTGCTGCCGCTGGTGGGGCGGCACAACGAGCGCAACCTGTGCGTCGCGCTCGCGGTGCTGGAGGCGCTCGGCGTCGACGTCGTCGCGTCCGCCAGCACGCTAGCCACGGCCGCGAAGGGCTTCGCCGCGCTGCCGCACCGGCTTACCGAGATCGACGACCCGTCTGGGCTCACGTTCGTCGACGACACGCTGGCCACGAGCCCGTACGCGTCGATGCACGCGATCGACGCCTACGACGGGCGGCCGCTCACGGTCATCGTCGGCGGTACCGACCGTGGTCTGGACTACACGCCGCTGCGCGAGCACCTCACCGGCCGCGAGCTCACCGTGATCGGCATCCCGGACAGCGGCGCGCGGATCGTCGCCGCGCTGGAGGGGCTGCCCGGCGTGCGCACCGAGGTGGCAGACGACCTCGTCGAGGCGGTGCGGCTGGCCCGCACGCTCACTCCGGCGGGCGGGGCGGTGCTGCTGTCGCCGGCGGCGCCGAGCTACGGGCGGTTCCGCAACTTCGAGCACCGCTCCGAGGTCTTCGCACAGGCAGTGAAGGACACCGCCGCGCTTTCGTGA